The DNA region CATTAGAGTTATTAGGTGAATGGATCAACTATCATGGTATATCTGATAATAAAAGACGAGTAAGTTCATTTATCAACCAAAGTAAACGGGCAATATATAACTGGTTTAATAGAATGGGAGGAAAACGTAAGATGAATTGGAAAAGACTAACCGAGATACTTAAAAAAGTAAATTTTCCTAAAATTGGAAAGATTGTCTCAATGTTCTAGACAACAAATAAGGCATAATGCTTATCTTATTTTTGAGAGCCGGATGCGGTAATTCTGCAAGTACGGTTCTGAGGAGGGGCCTAATTGAGCAATTGGTTAGGTCTACTCACATAGATTTAATTTGATCTCTGGCATTTATAATTTTGAACTACATTAACCAGTTTCGAACGAGGTCTAATACAAAAGGTCTACAAGAGATATTATGTAATATCTTTAAATATAGTTTCAATTAATAACAGTTTATTTATTGCTCACATGTCTGTAAATGCAATTTTAGATAAGAAACAATTAAAAATATGTAATACAAGTGTTATAATGGTGAATGTTCAGGTTATTAAGTATAGTATTATGAAAGAATATTTGTAGAAATATGAGCAATAAATAAACGGTTATTAATTGAAACTACAGATAATATATAATTATACATTATCTCTTGTATACCTTTTACTCACTACCTTTCATATTTTCTCTTATCCTAAACTGACGTTATAATAACACAGTAGTCTTAAACATTGAATGGTGCCAATATCACTATTTGGTTTAGGCTCGAATATTTCACTGTATACGCTATACTCTTTACTACTGTCGTTACCTACAGCTGCATAAGACTAGCTACATGGTGGATTTAGCTTCTCATTCCATAACTGGACTTTCAACAGCGCGCCTTATCTTGACTTACCTACTACTAATGTTTACTACTACAGAGATGTAGCAAGTTTGCATTTGAATATTAGTTACAGCTATTGCGGTATGAGATTGGTAACTGTTGTGTACTAAGCGTGATAAAAAGCCTAACTAAAGTACTAATCTGGATGGAAAATATGAGCAAAGTAAAGTTAAAATTAGTTAAACTACAGTGAATCTTTGTATGAAAAATATCGTAAATGTAGAAGTAGATACTCCAGATAAATTTTGTTATATGGATAAAGCTGAAAAGCTTAGCTGTAAGAAGGAATACACAGTCTTCTTTAAAAATACCAGCTCCTCGGTGTAAAGAAGATAGCCAACTTAACGTATCTCTGATGAATAAAAGTAAGCCTATTATTAGGCAACTGATAGTAGGTAAGAGAGGTCTTAAAAAGCTAATGATACTGAGTCGAAAGACTACTGGAATTAATAACTTAGAGTATAAGCATTTATAGTCATCTACAATGAGGTTTGAGCATAGAAAGAAGCGATAAAATAGTTAATAGAATCTATGGTTGTAAAGTTATTTTTCTGCTACCTTATTTTCTAGATTTAAATCTGGTAGAAAAGTTTTGGGATAATATGAAGATGTGGAGTGGATTAGAAATCAAATTACTCAATTTGCTAAATCTTATGAATCTATTATCGCTTCTTTCTATGCTCAAACCTCATTGTAAATAACTATATATAACATTAACAAATTTTGCTACCTGTATTTTTACGAGCCATTACATGGTAAAATATATAAGTTAATTGATCTCATTATTAGTAAAGGAATTAGTGCTACTGTAGTTTCACTTAAAACGCTAATTTAGGATAAGAGAAAATATGAAAGGTAGTGAGTAAAATGTATACAAAAGATAATGTATAATTATATATTATCTGTCGTTTTAATTAATAACCGTTTATTTATTGCTCATATTTCTACAAATATTCTTTCATAAACATTCACCATTATAACACTTGTATATTACATATTTCTAATTGTTTCTTATCCTAAAATTGCATTTACAGACATGTGAGCAATAAATAAACTGTTATTAATTGAAACTATATTTAAAGATATTACATAATATCTCTTGTAGACCTTTTGTATTATATCTTTCATACTTTTTCTTGTCCTAAACTGACGTTTAAAAATATGCTAGTCAATGAACTCGCATTATATATATTGCAGCCATTCTACTTTAATTAAGTGATTGATACTTTGTCCTTGATCACATTTGGTGGAAATTTCTGAATTAATTGGTATTTGAGTTAAAAGTGGAATTTGAAATTCATGGGCTATCTTTTGAGCTCCATTTTTTCCAAATGGGAAAATAACATCGTTTGTACTACTAACTAAATAGCTCATATTTTCTACAATACCTATTATATTAATTCCTAGCTTTCTGTATAAAATTAATGATTTTTTTACTTCAGATGTGGAAATTAATTGAGGAGTAGTAACTGCTATAATACCAAATATTTCATAGTTTGTTGTTAATGTGATATGAATATCACCTGTGCCAGGAGGCATATCGACAACTAAGTAATCAATGTTATTCCACTGCGCCATTAATAATTGATGTAATGCTTTAGAAGTCATAGCTCCACGCCAAGCTAATGGAGAGTCATTATTTGTTAATAAACTTAATGATAAAATATCTATACCATTCTTATTAATTGGTAATATTTTATTTTGAATGAATTTAGCATTTTTGTTAATAGCAAACATTGTTGGAATAGATGGGCCATGAAAGTCTGCATCTAATAATCCTACTCTAAATCCTTTATCCCTAAGATCTTGTGCTAGCGCGGCACTAATAGTTGATTTTCCTACACCGCCTTTACCTGAAATGACAGGAATAATATGTTTTACTCCGGTTATTTTTATTTTATTTTTGTTTATATTATTATTGTTGTTGCTTTTATAGTTGAAAAGTTCTTGATCTTTATTACTAATAACTATATGAACATTTGTAATGTTAGGTATTTCTTGTTGCAGTATTATTGTGGCTTTTTTTTGTAATAGTAAAGCTTCGGAATATTGATCTCTATTAATAAACATTACAAAGCTTATTTGTTGATTATTTACTTTAGGATTAGAAATTACATCTATAAGTTTAGTACCATCAGAAAAGGTTAAAGTTGTTAATTTACTGGTTATTTCATTGATAACACAATTAATATTCATATCAGTATTGAATTTCGAGTAAATAAATATATATTTTGCTTATTGTATACTGTTATAACGATTATTTTCATTTACGTAAGATTAAAATATTTTGTTAACTTGCTATATTAAGTAATATATGAATTTATAACAGTAACAAGTGTTAAGTAAAACGTTTATTAGAATATATTTAAATAGGTTTTTATGAAATCACCCTGGGATAACATGGATGATGTAAAAAATACATTTTTTAAAAAAAATAATTTTTTTCTGCCTGTGAATTTTAGTTTTAGCATTAAAACTATGCTAATTTTAATATTTACCATAGCTGTAATTTGGTTATTATCAGGTGTTTATAAGGTTAATGAAGGGGAGGAAGCTATAGTTATTAGATTTGGTGAATATGTTCGCAAAGCCTATCCTGGATTAAATTATCATCTTCCTCATCCTTTAGAAAAGGTAATAATCGAAAGAGTAAAGATGTCAAGACAAACAGAAGTTGGATATAGTTCAGGGCAATCTAGAAGAGAGGCTAATACTAATAATGGTAGCTATATGGTTTATTCTTATAGACTCAATAATAGAACTATAAATAATCAACATTTAGGAGAAAGCAGCACTATGTTGACTGGAGATGAGAATAT from Orientia tsutsugamushi str. Boryong includes:
- a CDS encoding P-loop NTPase produces the protein MNINCVINEITSKLTTLTFSDGTKLIDVISNPKVNNQQISFVMFINRDQYSEALLLQKKATIILQQEIPNITNVHIVISNKDQELFNYKSNNNNNINKNKIKITGVKHIIPVISGKGGVGKSTISAALAQDLRDKGFRVGLLDADFHGPSIPTMFAINKNAKFIQNKILPINKNGIDILSLSLLTNNDSPLAWRGAMTSKALHQLLMAQWNNIDYLVVDMPPGTGDIHITLTTNYEIFGIIAVTTPQLISTSEVKKSLILYRKLGINIIGIVENMSYLVSSTNDVIFPFGKNGAQKIAHEFQIPLLTQIPINSEISTKCDQGQSINHLIKVEWLQYI